In Vibrio diazotrophicus, the following proteins share a genomic window:
- a CDS encoding outer membrane protein assembly factor BamD: protein MKYQTLSGLLALSLLFGCSSKDNIVPDVPPSELYTEAQSSLQSGNWLTAIEKLEALDSRYPFGAYSEQVQLDLIYAYYKNDDLALGLATIERFSRLNPTHEKMDWVLYMRGLTHMAQDRNFMHDLFNIDRSDRDPEPVKAAFADFKKLLQRYPDSPYAEDSQRRMFALKNRLAEYDLATADFYLRREAWIAAIKRCQELQKTYPDTEAARKSLKIQLAAYKELGLEDSITRTEKQIQLNPEN from the coding sequence ATGAAATACCAAACTTTATCAGGCTTACTTGCACTATCACTGTTATTCGGTTGTTCAAGCAAAGATAACATCGTCCCTGACGTGCCACCTTCTGAGCTCTACACTGAAGCTCAATCATCATTACAAAGTGGTAACTGGTTAACTGCCATAGAAAAACTTGAAGCTTTGGATTCACGTTATCCATTTGGTGCTTACTCTGAACAGGTTCAACTTGACCTGATTTACGCTTATTACAAAAATGACGATCTTGCTCTTGGCTTAGCAACCATTGAACGCTTTAGCCGCCTTAACCCAACTCATGAAAAAATGGACTGGGTGCTGTACATGCGTGGCTTAACGCATATGGCTCAAGATCGTAACTTTATGCACGATTTATTTAATATTGATCGTAGTGACCGAGATCCAGAGCCAGTAAAAGCGGCTTTTGCTGATTTTAAAAAGCTGCTGCAACGCTACCCAGACAGCCCATATGCGGAAGATTCGCAACGCAGAATGTTTGCGCTTAAAAACCGCCTAGCTGAATACGACCTAGCGACTGCAGATTTTTACTTACGCAGAGAAGCATGGATAGCTGCGATTAAGCGTTGTCAGGAACTGCAAAAAACTTACCCAGATACCGAAGCGGCGAGAAAATCACTCAAGATCCAGCTTGCCGCCTATAAAGAACTAGGGTTAGAAGATTCTATTACCCGTACTGAAAAGCAAATTCAACTTAACCCTGAAAACTAA
- the hpf gene encoding ribosome hibernation-promoting factor, HPF/YfiA family produces the protein MKMNITGKNIDITSAIRDHIESKLKKLEKWQVDITGCQCSFSEEPNKQMKFEATVTVPKGQLVASAVHEDLYAAVNEVEQKLERQLNKLRHKPEARRSDKPELEEETE, from the coding sequence ATGAAAATGAATATCACTGGTAAAAACATCGACATTACCTCTGCAATCCGCGACCACATTGAGAGTAAATTAAAAAAACTAGAGAAATGGCAAGTAGACATTACAGGTTGCCAATGTAGCTTTAGTGAAGAACCAAACAAACAGATGAAGTTCGAAGCAACAGTAACGGTACCAAAAGGACAACTCGTTGCTTCCGCTGTTCACGAAGATTTGTACGCGGCCGTCAACGAAGTTGAACAGAAACTAGAACGTCAATTAAACAAACTTCGTCATAAACCAGAAGCAAGACGATCTGACAAACCAGAATTGGAAGAAGAAACTGAATAA
- the rluD gene encoding 23S rRNA pseudouridine(1911/1915/1917) synthase RluD, protein MAQQIELTQTVKDSQLGQRLDQAVAELFTDFSRSRLKEWLLDGKITVDGQVVTKPRTKVMGGEEITVQAELEDEVRWEAQDIPLDIVYEDDDIIVINKPRDFVVHPGAGTPDGTVLNALLFHYPPIAEVPRAGIVHRLDKDTTGLMVVAKNVPVQTRLVRELQKRNITREYEAIAIGKMTAGGMIDKPIGRHSTKRTLMAVSPMGKPAVTHYRVAEHFREHTRIRLRLETGRTHQIRVHMSYLQHPLLGDTAYGGRARIPKGASQELTDMIRNFDRQALHAVMLRFKHPATGEEMEFHAPVPEDMVIMTEALRADAQQNPMEEY, encoded by the coding sequence ATGGCTCAGCAGATTGAATTAACTCAAACAGTAAAAGATAGCCAGCTTGGTCAACGTTTAGATCAAGCTGTGGCTGAATTGTTCACCGATTTTTCTCGTTCACGTCTGAAAGAGTGGTTACTTGACGGCAAAATAACAGTAGATGGACAAGTTGTCACTAAACCGCGCACGAAAGTGATGGGCGGCGAAGAGATCACTGTGCAAGCTGAACTCGAAGATGAAGTTCGTTGGGAAGCACAAGATATCCCATTGGATATCGTTTACGAAGATGACGATATTATCGTTATCAACAAACCTCGTGACTTTGTTGTTCACCCAGGTGCAGGTACACCAGATGGCACAGTGCTAAACGCATTGTTGTTCCACTATCCGCCAATTGCAGAAGTACCAAGAGCAGGTATTGTGCACCGTCTGGACAAAGACACGACAGGTTTGATGGTGGTAGCGAAGAACGTTCCCGTACAAACACGATTAGTACGTGAACTGCAAAAACGTAATATTACCCGTGAATACGAAGCTATCGCGATCGGTAAAATGACGGCTGGTGGCATGATCGACAAGCCAATTGGTCGTCATTCAACTAAACGTACTTTGATGGCTGTGTCGCCAATGGGTAAACCTGCGGTCACCCACTATCGTGTAGCGGAACATTTCCGTGAACATACACGTATTCGCCTGCGTCTTGAAACGGGTCGTACACACCAGATTCGTGTTCACATGTCGTACCTGCAGCACCCTCTACTAGGTGATACAGCCTACGGTGGTCGTGCACGTATTCCAAAAGGCGCGTCTCAAGAGTTAACGGATATGATTCGTAACTTTGATCGTCAAGCGCTACACGCTGTCATGTTGAGATTTAAACACCCAGCGACTGGGGAAGAAATGGAATTTCATGCGCCAGTGCCAGAAGATATGGTTATCATGACTGAAGCATTACGTGCTGATGCGCAGCAGAATCCTATGGAAGAGTATTAA
- the clpB gene encoding ATP-dependent chaperone ClpB: MRLDRFTSKFQIAISDAQSLALGRDHQYIEPVHLMVALLDQNGSPIRPLLTMLDVDVMQLRSKLGETLDRLPKVSGIGGDVQLSSGLGTLFNLCDKVAQKRQDSYISSEIYLLAAIEDRGPLGQLLKEFGLTEKKVSDAIEKIRGGQKVNDPNAEELRQALEKFTIDLTERAEQGKLDPVIGRDDEIRRTIQVLQRRTKNNPVIIGEPGVGKTAIVEGLAQRIINNEVPEGLRGRRVLSLDMGALVAGAKYRGEFEERLKSVLNELAKEEGNIILFIDELHTMVGAGKGEGSMDAGNMLKPALARGELHCVGATTLDEYRQYIEKDPALERRFQKVLVDEPSVEDTIAILRGLKERYELHHHVEITDPAIVSAATLSHRYVSDRQLPDKAIDLIDEAASSIRIQIDSKPEALDKLERRIIQLKIEQQALSNETDEASEKRLSILNEELGLKEREYAELEEVWKTEKAALSGTQHIKTELDQARMDLEVARRAGDLSRMSELQYGRIPELEKQLDLAAQAEMQEMTLLRNKVTDNEIAEVLSKQTGIPVSKMLEAEKEKLLRMEDVLHKRVIGQVEAVEVVANAIRRSRAGLSDPNKPIGSFLFLGPTGVGKTELCKTLAHFMFDSEDAMVRIDMSEFMEKHSVARLVGAPPGYVGYEEGGYLTEAVRRKPYSVILLDEVEKAHPDVFNILLQVLDDGRLTDGQGRTVDFRNTVVIMTSNLGSASIQENFAKLDYQGIKERVMETVTKHFRPEFLNRVDESVVFHPLGREHIKSIASIQLERLHKRLAEKDYDLIVSEDALELIAQVGFDPVYGARPLKRAIQQNVENPLAKSILSGKFVPGKAIQLGVRDGNIIASQ; the protein is encoded by the coding sequence ATGCGTCTCGACAGATTTACCAGCAAATTCCAAATAGCGATTTCCGACGCGCAGTCTCTCGCACTAGGGCGAGATCATCAGTACATCGAACCCGTGCATCTGATGGTTGCGCTGCTTGATCAAAATGGCAGTCCAATTCGTCCATTGCTGACTATGCTTGACGTCGATGTCATGCAGCTTCGCTCTAAATTGGGTGAAACGTTAGATCGTTTGCCAAAAGTGAGCGGTATAGGTGGTGATGTACAGCTTTCTAGCGGTTTAGGCACTTTGTTCAATCTGTGTGACAAAGTCGCTCAAAAACGCCAAGACTCTTATATATCTTCTGAGATTTATCTTCTAGCGGCGATTGAAGATCGTGGCCCGCTAGGTCAGCTCCTGAAAGAGTTTGGCTTAACCGAGAAAAAAGTATCAGATGCGATTGAAAAGATCCGTGGTGGTCAGAAAGTGAATGACCCAAATGCGGAGGAGCTACGTCAGGCTCTGGAAAAATTCACAATTGATCTGACCGAACGAGCAGAGCAGGGCAAACTTGACCCTGTGATTGGTCGTGACGATGAGATCCGCCGAACCATTCAAGTGTTACAACGTCGTACCAAAAACAACCCAGTGATCATTGGTGAACCGGGTGTGGGTAAAACGGCAATTGTTGAAGGTTTAGCACAACGTATTATCAATAACGAAGTCCCAGAAGGTCTACGTGGGCGACGCGTACTCTCTCTTGATATGGGCGCATTGGTTGCAGGTGCTAAATATCGAGGTGAGTTCGAAGAGCGATTGAAATCGGTGTTGAATGAGCTAGCCAAAGAAGAAGGCAACATCATTCTGTTCATTGATGAGCTTCATACTATGGTGGGTGCAGGTAAAGGTGAAGGCTCAATGGATGCCGGCAACATGCTCAAACCTGCACTTGCGCGTGGTGAACTTCACTGTGTTGGTGCGACGACGCTCGATGAATATCGTCAGTACATTGAAAAAGATCCGGCTCTTGAGCGCCGTTTCCAAAAAGTGCTGGTGGATGAGCCAAGTGTTGAAGACACCATAGCGATTTTACGTGGTTTGAAAGAGCGTTATGAACTTCACCACCATGTAGAGATCACTGACCCTGCGATTGTTTCGGCGGCGACGCTGTCTCATCGCTATGTGTCAGATCGCCAGTTGCCTGACAAAGCGATTGACCTGATTGACGAAGCTGCATCCAGCATTCGTATCCAGATCGACTCTAAACCAGAGGCTTTGGATAAACTGGAACGTCGTATTATTCAGTTGAAAATTGAACAGCAAGCGCTGTCAAATGAGACCGATGAAGCCAGTGAAAAACGCTTAAGTATTCTTAACGAAGAGTTGGGTCTCAAAGAGCGTGAATACGCCGAGCTGGAAGAAGTTTGGAAAACAGAAAAAGCAGCATTGTCAGGAACTCAGCACATAAAAACCGAACTTGACCAAGCGCGTATGGATTTGGAAGTTGCGAGACGTGCCGGTGATTTAAGCCGTATGTCTGAACTTCAATATGGTCGAATTCCTGAGTTGGAAAAACAGCTCGATCTTGCGGCTCAAGCCGAAATGCAAGAGATGACTCTGTTACGCAATAAAGTCACAGACAATGAGATTGCAGAAGTGCTGTCCAAACAAACGGGTATTCCTGTGTCTAAAATGCTTGAGGCAGAAAAAGAGAAGCTGCTTCGCATGGAAGATGTTCTGCATAAACGTGTTATCGGGCAGGTTGAAGCCGTTGAAGTGGTGGCGAATGCGATTCGTCGTAGCCGCGCTGGCTTATCTGACCCGAATAAACCGATTGGTTCGTTCCTATTCTTAGGTCCAACTGGTGTCGGTAAAACGGAGCTTTGTAAAACATTGGCTCACTTCATGTTTGATAGTGAAGATGCCATGGTTCGTATCGATATGTCTGAGTTTATGGAGAAACACTCTGTGGCTCGTTTGGTCGGTGCGCCTCCGGGTTATGTGGGTTATGAAGAGGGCGGTTATTTAACCGAAGCGGTTCGCCGTAAACCTTACTCTGTGATTTTGCTGGACGAAGTGGAAAAGGCACACCCAGATGTGTTCAACATCTTGTTGCAAGTGCTTGATGATGGTCGTTTAACCGATGGTCAAGGTCGTACGGTTGATTTCCGTAACACTGTGGTGATCATGACGTCAAACTTAGGTTCTGCGAGCATTCAAGAGAACTTTGCGAAGCTGGATTACCAAGGTATCAAAGAGCGTGTGATGGAGACGGTAACCAAACATTTCCGTCCTGAGTTCCTGAACCGTGTTGATGAAAGCGTGGTCTTCCATCCACTTGGCAGAGAACATATCAAGTCTATCGCTTCTATTCAGTTGGAGCGTTTACATAAACGCTTGGCTGAAAAAGACTACGATTTGATCGTGAGTGAAGATGCGTTGGAATTGATTGCTCAAGTTGGTTTTGACCCTGTGTATGGTGCTCGTCCGTTGAAACGCGCTATTCAACAAAATGTGGAGAACCCATTGGCGAAATCGATTCTGTCTGGAAAGTTTGTACCGGGCAAGGCTATTCAGCTTGGGGTTCGCGATGGCAATATCATCGCCAGCCAATAG
- a CDS encoding nucleoside deaminase has product MLNQETDFKLLRYSFSLAEEAKTRGIHPFSAVLVDQHGEILLEEINGYLPDLDMTGHAERVIMTRASKLYRPDFLSRCTLYVSAEPCAMCAGAIYWAGVGRVVYGLSEAKLKELTGNHPENPTLALPCRVVFESGQREVEVIGPLLEEEAEQVQYGVW; this is encoded by the coding sequence ATGCTTAATCAAGAAACGGATTTTAAGTTGTTGCGCTACAGCTTCTCTTTGGCAGAGGAAGCAAAAACGAGGGGCATTCACCCATTTTCAGCAGTACTGGTCGATCAACACGGTGAAATTTTACTGGAAGAGATCAACGGTTACTTACCCGATTTAGATATGACGGGTCATGCTGAGCGAGTGATCATGACCCGTGCCAGCAAACTATACCGCCCAGATTTTCTTAGCCGCTGCACTCTATATGTATCGGCAGAGCCTTGCGCGATGTGTGCGGGTGCTATTTATTGGGCAGGCGTAGGGCGTGTTGTCTACGGTCTGAGCGAAGCCAAACTCAAAGAGTTAACCGGAAATCATCCTGAGAACCCAACCTTGGCACTTCCATGCCGAGTGGTTTTTGAATCAGGTCAGCGCGAAGTGGAAGTCATCGGTCCGCTACTTGAAGAAGAAGCAGAACAAGTCCAGTACGGAGTTTGGTAG
- the pheA gene encoding prephenate dehydratase, whose product MTDRQYSLDEIRLRLNELDDQLLSLLSERRKLSIEVAKSKVETSKPVRDAVREQQLLVKLINSGKDKYQLDAQFITKLFHTIIEDSVLLQQAYLQNLANPQSRKPLARVAFLGSKGSYSHLATREYFSRKNTELVELNCDQFKEVTKTVESGHADYGVLPIENTSSGSINEVYDLLQHTTLYIVGEITQPIEHCLVATKDIRLEDLKVLYSHPQPHQQCSEFLSRLKGVQLKTCASTADAMKKVQELNRDDVAAIGNASSGKLYGLQTIQSNIANQTENHTRFIVVARKPVEVSTQIPAKTTLIMSTSQEAGSLVATLLVLQRFGINMTKLESRPIMGNPWEEMFYVDLEAHLDSENMQQALAELTKLTKHLKVLGCYPSENVKPTQVRLS is encoded by the coding sequence ATGACAGACAGACAGTACTCTCTCGACGAGATTCGTTTAAGACTCAACGAGCTAGATGACCAATTATTAAGCCTGCTATCGGAACGACGTAAACTCAGTATTGAAGTAGCAAAAAGCAAAGTAGAAACCTCAAAACCCGTTCGTGATGCCGTTCGCGAACAACAGCTACTGGTTAAACTGATCAATTCAGGTAAAGATAAATACCAGCTTGATGCACAATTCATTACCAAACTTTTTCACACCATCATCGAAGACTCGGTGCTGCTCCAACAAGCTTACTTACAGAACTTAGCCAACCCTCAAAGCAGAAAACCGCTGGCACGAGTAGCTTTCCTCGGTTCAAAAGGCTCATACTCGCATCTTGCCACTCGCGAATACTTCAGCCGCAAAAATACTGAGCTTGTTGAACTCAACTGCGATCAATTCAAAGAAGTCACTAAGACGGTTGAATCAGGGCATGCTGACTACGGTGTACTACCTATTGAAAACACCAGCTCAGGCTCTATCAACGAAGTTTATGATCTGCTTCAACACACCACCTTATACATTGTTGGTGAAATCACTCAGCCTATTGAGCACTGCTTGGTTGCAACAAAAGACATTCGCTTAGAAGATCTGAAAGTGCTCTATTCGCACCCTCAACCACATCAGCAATGCAGCGAATTCCTAAGTCGCCTTAAAGGTGTACAACTCAAAACATGCGCAAGTACTGCTGACGCAATGAAAAAAGTGCAAGAGTTAAACCGAGATGATGTTGCCGCTATTGGCAATGCGTCGAGCGGTAAACTTTATGGTCTTCAAACCATTCAAAGCAACATCGCTAACCAAACAGAAAACCACACTCGCTTTATCGTGGTGGCTCGTAAGCCTGTCGAAGTCTCGACACAGATTCCAGCCAAAACAACCTTGATTATGTCTACTTCACAGGAAGCGGGGTCATTGGTTGCAACGCTGCTTGTTCTTCAACGTTTTGGCATCAACATGACCAAATTGGAGTCTCGTCCAATCATGGGGAATCCTTGGGAAGAGATGTTCTATGTGGATTTGGAAGCTCATCTGGATTCGGAAAATATGCAGCAGGCACTCGCAGAGTTAACCAAGTTAACCAAGCATCTGAAAGTCCTTGGCTGTTATCCAAGTGAGAACGTGAAGCCAACTCAAGTACGGTTAAGTTAA
- the pgeF gene encoding peptidoglycan editing factor PgeF has product MNWITPNWNAPKQVKAFASTRIGGCSKSPYEGLNLGMHVGDDPILVQSNRDLLQQQTEMPTAPVWLNQTHSTVVLEVAQPTNDVLNADGVITSSPNVVCSAMTADCLPVLITNTQGTQVAAVHAGWRGLAGGIVENALTHFSNDVMLWLGPAIGPQAFEVGEDVLQAFLDYDSKAEAAFVPGKQQGKWWANMATLTRLRMAKLGIDQVFDSGLCTYQDPQRFYSYRRDGVTGRQATFIWINEN; this is encoded by the coding sequence ATGAATTGGATCACTCCTAACTGGAATGCACCTAAACAAGTCAAAGCATTTGCTTCCACACGTATTGGCGGTTGTTCGAAATCGCCTTACGAAGGGCTTAATTTAGGTATGCATGTAGGGGATGATCCTATTCTTGTGCAAAGCAATAGAGATCTATTGCAGCAGCAAACCGAAATGCCGACAGCTCCTGTATGGTTAAATCAAACCCACTCAACAGTTGTATTGGAAGTTGCTCAGCCAACCAATGATGTCCTTAATGCCGATGGCGTGATTACCTCATCACCGAATGTGGTTTGTTCTGCGATGACCGCGGATTGTTTACCGGTTTTGATCACTAATACTCAGGGAACTCAAGTGGCTGCTGTTCATGCCGGATGGCGTGGCCTTGCTGGTGGTATTGTTGAAAACGCACTAACGCATTTTTCTAATGATGTGATGTTATGGCTCGGCCCAGCTATTGGGCCGCAAGCGTTTGAAGTGGGCGAAGATGTTCTACAGGCATTTTTAGACTACGACTCAAAAGCAGAAGCTGCATTTGTTCCCGGCAAGCAGCAAGGTAAATGGTGGGCGAATATGGCAACGCTTACTCGTTTGCGCATGGCTAAACTCGGCATTGATCAGGTTTTTGATAGCGGGTTATGCACTTACCAAGATCCTCAGCGCTTTTATTCCTATCGCCGTGATGGTGTAACTGGAAGGCAAGCAACCTTTATCTGGATCAATGAAAATTAG
- a CDS encoding isopenicillin N synthase family dioxygenase encodes MTQSYLLDELNFETTIGGKGVETTDTVIPLINLHDFDQRREEITEQLWKAATEVGFFQLVEHGIALADIEKSFKLSEQFFALPMEAKQQFPLKEGLNAGWEFKQQVRPSTGTADQKESYQITLPHMSDLWPSNELVEDFESHLLSFEYQAWQLGMKILSCFADKLGFERDFFTKAHQRESENYLSTLRMLHYLPMKEVPQAGTFWRAGAHTDFDCLTMVFQQENQGGLQAAAGKDAKENLVWSTIVPKAGVITCNIGDMLMRWSDDLLKSTLHRVRMPTAEENQDSRYSMAFFCQANRDQIIQGPKKVYEPITAQDYLKMRINANFS; translated from the coding sequence ATGACTCAATCATATCTTTTAGACGAACTTAACTTTGAAACAACCATCGGTGGCAAAGGGGTAGAAACCACAGACACCGTGATCCCTCTTATCAACCTGCATGATTTTGATCAGCGTCGTGAAGAGATCACCGAACAGCTTTGGAAAGCTGCAACTGAAGTTGGTTTTTTCCAACTGGTTGAACACGGTATTGCTTTAGCGGATATCGAAAAATCCTTTAAGTTAAGCGAACAGTTCTTTGCCCTTCCTATGGAAGCAAAACAGCAGTTTCCTTTAAAAGAAGGGTTAAATGCTGGTTGGGAATTCAAACAACAAGTTCGCCCGTCAACGGGCACGGCGGATCAAAAAGAGTCCTACCAAATCACATTGCCTCACATGAGTGACCTATGGCCTAGCAATGAACTTGTTGAAGATTTTGAATCGCACCTGCTTTCATTTGAATACCAAGCTTGGCAACTGGGGATGAAAATTCTTTCGTGCTTTGCGGATAAATTGGGCTTTGAGCGCGACTTTTTCACTAAAGCACATCAAAGAGAGTCTGAAAATTACCTCAGTACACTGCGTATGCTTCACTACTTGCCGATGAAAGAAGTTCCGCAAGCGGGTACTTTTTGGCGCGCGGGTGCTCATACTGACTTTGACTGTTTGACCATGGTATTTCAGCAAGAAAACCAAGGCGGACTTCAAGCCGCAGCAGGTAAAGACGCAAAAGAGAATCTAGTGTGGAGTACCATCGTACCTAAAGCCGGTGTGATTACGTGCAACATCGGTGACATGTTAATGCGTTGGAGTGATGATTTGCTGAAATCGACTCTGCACCGCGTCCGTATGCCAACTGCGGAAGAGAATCAAGATTCCCGCTACAGCATGGCGTTCTTCTGCCAAGCAAACCGTGACCAAATCATTCAAGGACCAAAGAAAGTTTACGAGCCAATCACAGCGCAGGACTATTTGAAAATGCGCATTAACGCTAACTTCTCGTAA
- a CDS encoding ABC transporter permease gives MKRYFSQWSQNWLPLIAILAIIPIWEAICKIFSIPTFILPAPSDIAIAFTQVSMERWLDNLWATLRIALLGFVISFLISIPLAIMMVNSKFLTRALFPILVVIQSTPVVAIAPLLIVILGTGDAPRLTITCLITFFPLVVSATTGMLATPPELIELSRSLSVKNSKTIWQIRLPYAIPHIFSGVKVAITLAVIGSVIAEFVAAEKGLGYLVQFSTSYFKIPQAFAALVFLSLVSMLLFKAVSWVQKGYFSWSLTEEEKQR, from the coding sequence ATGAAACGCTATTTTTCTCAATGGTCTCAAAACTGGCTGCCACTAATTGCAATATTAGCGATCATTCCTATTTGGGAAGCCATCTGTAAAATATTCTCAATACCAACGTTTATCCTGCCAGCGCCTAGCGATATCGCTATCGCTTTCACTCAGGTATCAATGGAACGTTGGCTCGATAACTTATGGGCAACTCTGCGCATTGCGTTGCTTGGCTTTGTCATCTCGTTTTTGATTAGCATCCCACTCGCTATCATGATGGTGAATTCTAAGTTCCTTACCCGTGCGTTGTTTCCAATTCTGGTTGTGATTCAATCCACACCAGTGGTTGCCATCGCGCCACTATTGATTGTAATTTTGGGAACGGGCGATGCGCCTCGTCTGACGATTACTTGCTTAATTACCTTCTTCCCATTAGTGGTTTCAGCCACTACAGGTATGTTGGCTACGCCACCTGAACTGATTGAACTGTCACGTTCACTGAGCGTAAAAAACAGCAAAACCATCTGGCAGATTCGCCTGCCTTACGCTATTCCACATATTTTCAGCGGCGTGAAAGTTGCCATCACTTTAGCGGTCATCGGCTCGGTTATTGCTGAATTCGTCGCGGCTGAAAAAGGTCTTGGTTACTTGGTTCAGTTCTCAACCTCATATTTCAAAATCCCACAAGCTTTTGCAGCACTGGTGTTCCTGTCTCTAGTCAGTATGTTGCTGTTCAAAGCTGTTAGCTGGGTTCAAAAAGGTTACTTCTCTTGGAGCCTGACTGAAGAAGAAAAACAGCGATAA
- a CDS encoding lytic transglycosylase F — protein sequence MRWLHRGLLSLFVLLLSLPANSIELSPLSDKPYQGDWPILKEKGVIRVVVSADLGFYYVEAGRPKGIGAELLYHFEKSLKKQAPYVHIQIIPVLRDDLIPSVQSGLADLAVANLTITPARLKEIDFSNPLTKEIQELIVTNKSYPNITNLTQLTGKEIWVRESSSYMESLEKINNSLIFQSLKPIKIHFVEEALQDYELLEMVNSGHIPATVLDSHKAEMWIHVMEDIKAHTELPLRENGQIAWAMRKNSPELKKIINGYLRTAKSGTLLGNVIFSKYIDDTRWLTKALNPEKLKRLDELAKIFTEYSNKYEFEYLMMAAQGFQESGFDQRKVSHKGAIGIMQVMPSTARDPNVNIKNIEKVENNIHAGVKYMRFIKDRYFSDPEINEDDQVYFALAAYNAGPANINRMRRLAKKHGFNPNVWFKNVEVITRRNISSEPVTYVANVSRYYVVYKQLEQLKQAKEESLTATLNAIEGVDSQTSRKE from the coding sequence TTGCGTTGGTTACACCGAGGTCTTTTAAGCCTGTTTGTTTTGCTTCTCAGCCTCCCTGCGAACAGCATTGAACTATCACCATTAAGTGATAAGCCTTATCAAGGTGACTGGCCGATTCTTAAAGAGAAAGGTGTCATCCGTGTCGTCGTGTCTGCCGACTTAGGATTTTATTACGTGGAAGCAGGTCGTCCGAAAGGTATCGGTGCAGAACTCTTATATCACTTTGAAAAGAGCCTCAAAAAACAAGCCCCTTATGTACACATTCAAATCATCCCTGTTCTCAGAGATGATCTTATCCCTTCTGTCCAATCCGGTTTAGCTGACTTAGCAGTCGCAAACCTGACGATTACTCCTGCTCGTCTAAAAGAGATTGATTTCAGTAATCCTCTGACAAAAGAGATCCAAGAGCTAATTGTCACCAACAAAAGTTATCCTAACATCACCAATTTAACTCAATTGACCGGCAAAGAGATTTGGGTTAGAGAGAGCTCTAGTTATATGGAAAGCTTAGAAAAAATAAACAATTCGCTGATTTTTCAAAGCTTAAAACCAATAAAAATTCATTTTGTTGAAGAAGCTTTGCAAGACTACGAACTATTGGAAATGGTTAATTCCGGACATATCCCTGCGACGGTACTCGATAGCCACAAAGCGGAAATGTGGATACATGTTATGGAAGACATAAAAGCACATACCGAGTTGCCGCTAAGAGAAAATGGTCAAATCGCATGGGCAATGCGTAAAAACTCTCCAGAGCTTAAAAAAATCATAAACGGTTATTTGAGAACAGCGAAATCAGGTACCTTGTTAGGCAACGTAATTTTCAGCAAATACATCGACGATACCCGCTGGCTAACCAAGGCTCTCAATCCAGAAAAACTTAAACGCCTTGATGAACTGGCAAAAATATTTACTGAGTACTCCAATAAATATGAGTTTGAATATCTGATGATGGCAGCGCAAGGATTTCAGGAATCCGGTTTTGACCAGAGAAAAGTGTCACACAAAGGAGCCATAGGCATAATGCAGGTTATGCCTAGCACAGCCAGAGATCCGAACGTCAATATTAAAAACATCGAGAAGGTTGAAAACAACATCCACGCTGGTGTGAAATATATGCGTTTCATAAAAGACCGATACTTTTCCGATCCCGAGATAAACGAAGATGACCAAGTTTATTTTGCACTGGCGGCATACAACGCAGGGCCAGCAAACATCAATAGAATGCGCCGACTAGCCAAAAAGCACGGGTTTAATCCGAATGTATGGTTTAAGAATGTGGAAGTGATTACACGAAGAAACATTAGCTCAGAGCCTGTTACTTATGTGGCGAATGTCAGTCGCTATTACGTAGTTTACAAACAGTTGGAACAACTCAAGCAAGCAAAAGAGGAAAGTTTAACCGCTACTCTGAACGCTATTGAAGGAGTCGATTCACAGACTAGTAGAAAAGAATGA